In Candidatus Polarisedimenticolia bacterium, a single window of DNA contains:
- the dnaB gene encoding replicative DNA helicase has protein sequence MPLLRRADSSRNDLLDTDMASDITLEKNLPHSMDAERSVLGSILIDNQAINRAQEILREGDFYRDNHRKIYKVMEVLSERSTAIDEITLKEELGRAGDLESVGGPAYIASLADGVPTSTHVEYYARIVKEKSVLRGLISSASRILTDCYKAEDDVEEILDRAESSIFRIAQDSMTGGFLSIRAIADSSLKVIEELTEKRSLLTGLATGYEKLDEYTAGLQKTDLIVVAARPAMGKTTFCLNLAQNSAILERKKIGIFSLEMSKEQLFLRMLCSLGRIDAHLLRTGRLSKDDWKKLTEAFAKLSSAGIFIDDSAGISVLEMRAKARRLKSEHSLDLLIVDYLQLIRGRASENRTQEISEISRSLKELAKELQVPVIAISQLSRAPETRGGDRRPLLSDLRESGAIEQDADVVLFIYREEVYKPTDDNRGKAELIIAKQRNGPIGMVPLAFLKHYTKFETRVDEPEWRAE, from the coding sequence GTGCCTCTCCTTCGGAGAGCTGATTCGAGCCGGAACGATCTCCTCGACACCGACATGGCCAGCGACATCACGCTCGAGAAGAACCTCCCTCACAGCATGGACGCCGAGCGCTCGGTCCTCGGCTCGATCCTGATCGACAACCAGGCGATCAACCGGGCGCAGGAGATCCTGCGCGAGGGGGATTTCTACCGCGACAACCACCGCAAGATCTACAAGGTGATGGAGGTCCTTTCCGAGCGCTCCACGGCGATCGACGAGATCACCCTCAAGGAGGAGCTGGGGCGTGCCGGGGACCTCGAATCGGTCGGCGGTCCCGCCTACATCGCCTCGCTGGCCGACGGCGTGCCGACCTCCACCCACGTCGAGTACTACGCGCGCATCGTCAAGGAGAAATCGGTGCTGCGCGGCCTGATCAGCTCCGCCTCGCGCATCCTCACCGACTGCTACAAGGCCGAGGACGATGTCGAGGAGATCCTGGATCGGGCGGAATCATCGATCTTCCGGATCGCCCAGGACTCGATGACGGGAGGGTTCCTGTCGATCCGCGCCATCGCCGACAGCTCGCTCAAAGTCATCGAGGAGCTGACCGAGAAGCGCTCGCTGCTCACCGGGCTGGCCACCGGCTACGAGAAGCTGGACGAGTACACGGCCGGGCTGCAGAAAACGGACCTGATCGTGGTGGCGGCGCGTCCCGCGATGGGCAAGACAACCTTCTGCCTCAACCTGGCGCAGAACTCGGCAATCCTGGAGCGCAAGAAGATCGGCATCTTCTCCCTCGAAATGTCCAAGGAGCAGCTCTTCCTGAGGATGCTCTGCTCGCTGGGCCGCATCGACGCCCACCTCCTGCGCACGGGGCGCCTCTCCAAGGACGACTGGAAGAAGCTGACCGAGGCCTTCGCCAAGCTCTCCTCGGCCGGCATCTTCATCGACGACTCGGCCGGCATCAGCGTCCTGGAGATGCGCGCCAAGGCGCGTCGCCTGAAGAGCGAGCACTCGCTGGACCTGCTGATCGTCGATTACCTGCAGCTGATCCGCGGCCGCGCATCCGAGAACCGCACCCAGGAAATCTCCGAGATCTCACGCTCCCTGAAGGAGCTCGCCAAGGAGCTGCAGGTGCCGGTGATCGCCATCTCGCAGCTGTCGCGGGCCCCCGAGACCCGCGGCGGCGACCGGCGCCCGCTGCTGTCCGATCTGCGCGAGTCGGGCGCCATCGAACAGGACGCCGACGTCGTGCTGTTCATCTATCGCGAGGAAGTCTACAAACCCACCGACGACAATCGCGGCAAGGCGGAGCTGATCATCGCCAAGCAGCGCAACGGGCCCATCGGCATGGTCCCGCTGGCCTTCCTCAAGCATTACACCAAGTTCGAGACGCGCGTGGACGAGCCGGAGTGGCGCGCCGAGTGA
- the alr gene encoding alanine racemase — translation MARRVSFPDLATLRPTRAEVSLDALEANLAWARQRTGGLPVLAVVKANAYGHGAVEVARCLQSAGVEHLAVALLEEARELRGAGVTLPILVMGALEPAQMPEVLRLEVTPALFRPDQIDALQRCAAAAGRRQPLHLKIDTGMGRLGIRWDRCTPLLDDLVRRTHLELQGIFSHFACADDPSSELTAMQIERFAKVLSAARERGLNPPLIHLANSAAVLARPPAWLSMVRPGLLLYGYRPSALLPEAPLRPVLRLSTRIVLLKEIEPGDAVGYGATFVARKPSRIATVAAGYDDGVMRSLSNRGRFLVGGQPAPIVGRVSMDLTTLDVTEIPLARAGDEAVLIGGQGDSFQGADQVAADAGTISWEVLCGIGWRVPRLYRRGDRVVAVRSRFGDTGENR, via the coding sequence GTGGCGCGCCGAGTGAGCTTTCCCGATCTCGCCACGCTGCGCCCGACGAGGGCCGAGGTGTCCCTCGACGCCTTGGAGGCCAACCTGGCCTGGGCGCGGCAGCGAACCGGCGGTCTGCCCGTCCTGGCGGTAGTGAAGGCGAATGCCTACGGCCACGGGGCGGTCGAGGTCGCCCGCTGCCTGCAATCCGCCGGCGTGGAGCACCTGGCGGTGGCGCTGCTGGAGGAGGCGCGCGAGCTGCGCGGCGCCGGCGTGACGCTTCCGATCCTGGTGATGGGGGCCCTGGAGCCGGCGCAGATGCCCGAAGTGCTGCGCCTCGAAGTAACTCCCGCGCTCTTCCGTCCCGACCAGATCGACGCGCTGCAGCGCTGCGCCGCGGCGGCCGGCCGCCGGCAGCCGCTGCATCTCAAGATCGACACCGGCATGGGGCGGCTCGGAATCCGCTGGGACCGCTGCACGCCACTGCTCGACGATCTCGTCCGCCGCACCCACCTCGAGCTGCAGGGCATCTTCTCCCATTTCGCCTGCGCCGACGACCCCTCGTCGGAGCTCACGGCGATGCAGATCGAGCGCTTTGCCAAAGTGCTTTCCGCGGCCCGCGAGCGCGGATTGAATCCTCCCCTGATCCATCTGGCGAATTCCGCCGCGGTCCTCGCACGTCCTCCCGCCTGGCTGTCGATGGTGCGCCCCGGGCTGCTTCTGTACGGCTACCGCCCTTCGGCGCTGCTGCCGGAGGCACCGCTGCGTCCCGTCCTGCGGCTGTCGACGCGCATCGTGCTGCTGAAGGAGATCGAGCCCGGGGACGCGGTCGGTTACGGCGCAACCTTCGTGGCGCGGAAGCCGTCGCGCATCGCGACGGTTGCCGCGGGCTACGACGACGGCGTCATGCGCTCGCTCTCCAACCGCGGCCGCTTCCTGGTAGGCGGACAACCCGCTCCCATCGTCGGGCGCGTGAGCATGGACCTGACGACGCTCGACGTGACGGAGATTCCGCTGGCGCGCGCCGGAGACGAGGCGGTCCTCATCGGCGGACAGGGCGATTCATTCCAGGGGGCCGATCAGGTCGCCGCGGACGCCGGAACGATCTCCTGGGAGGTTCTCTGCGGCATCGGCTGGCGGGTGCCGCGTCTCTACCGGCGCGGCGATCGGGTCGTGGCCGTGCGCAGCCGCTTCGGCGACACGGGGGAGAACCGATGA